Proteins found in one Lepisosteus oculatus isolate fLepOcu1 chromosome 22, fLepOcu1.hap2, whole genome shotgun sequence genomic segment:
- the eif4enif1 gene encoding eukaryotic translation initiation factor 4E transporter isoform X3 yields the protein MEKAANPEAPEGGGPLAAIPRGSERTSPYRYTKEELLEMKEYPCSNERPECLLEKYDSDGVWDPEKWHASLYPSSERSSPVEGYRKDYPGDDRVPLKRRMADPRDRLKEEDLDVVLSPQRRSFGGGCQGTAALGPQARRAVSPLENKENESLRLGAARRIGSGRIMAARGFEREARGEKEARERDFKDKRFRRDFGDKRVFSERRRNDSYTEEEPEWFSAGPTSQSETIELIGFDDKVLEEEKRRSKRSRKRSESVKEAVECNGGLAEEPEAEVCVDLAADQEVPRRVVLAEPGPGDFDFNEFFDPENTVPGLASMIEDVLGERPVLASRFSRWFSSNVSPSGSRSSSLRSTPHEELERLAGLEQRCISPSLAHYFAPIQSAEEKKEKDKVDILELLQKARIDLKPLLSSLSANKERLRESSHSGVVLSLEEVEVGLKGLKVEGERPGAGTPFMAEHLEEALAGGTSSGPRPGPARPKDGDMSAFNKLVSTMKASGTLPTQPKANQTLDSQFVPSTELPPQKNILQEILGPQVPPPPGSPSLLGGLLGQRGPSPPLFRPGAPSPDYFPLRVQPPAGFPAGAQPLLADSFPEVHRPLSPRAPQQMSSLGLDQATLEALAYQQDLALQARQLYQQGFGKLPQDKCRESYRSRQPRMTRSPGPGVHRASSSSPGSTVTSMLSPSFTPTSVIRKMYESKEKSKEESGPSRPESKEDGALSQEDGSASPSSFLDGAERSGSPGGGGLKPAGFARSACSTPVSSQARAAKETERPARPAGRRTPTLVSPGPGGSPFPRPLCPMPMLSHVPLVRPPPPQLHPSVVQRMLAQGVQPHQLPPALLQAGIFPPGVDLSQLHGLPAPLLGQPFYPLGVAGHPLLPPRAGTPLHLAVLQQQLQQQQRSGHAPGPQLPGSLPQSSAPHRTNPPPRRGGSPPAGLAKWFGSDVLQQPLPSMPAKPFASDGALQCDASLRRELLGDWRSPAGVRQGK from the exons ATGGAAAAGGCAGCAAACCCCGAGGCTCCGGAGGGCGGCGGCCCGCTGGCCGCCATTCCCAGGGGTTCGGAGAGGACGTCGCCTTACAGATACACTAAG GAGGAGCTCTTGGAGATGAAGGAGTATCCCTGCTCCAACGAGAGACCTGAATGCCTCCTGGAGAAGTACGACAG CGATGGCGTGTGGGACCCCGAAAAGTGGCATGCATCCCTGTACCCCAGCTCGGAGCGCAGCTCGCCGGTTGAGGGGTACAGGAAGGATTACCCCGGAGACGACCGGGTCCCCCTGAAGCGCAGGATGGCAG ATCCCCGGGACAGGCTGAAGGAGGAGGACCTGGATGTGGTGCTCAGCCCGCAGAGGCGCAGCTTCGGCGGGGGCTGCCAGGGCACGGCGGCGCTGGGGCCCCAGGCGCGGCGGGCCGTCTCCCCCCTGGAGAACAAGGAGAACGAGAGCCTGCGGCTGGGGGCGGCGCGGCGCATCGGCAGCGGCCGCATCATGGCGGCGCGCGGCTTCGAGCGGGAGGCGCGCGGCGAGAAGGAGGCCCGGGAGAGGGACTTCAAGGACAAGAGATTCAGG AGGGATTTCGGTGACAAGCGGGTCTTCAGCGAGAGGAGACGAAACGACTCGTACACCGAGGAGGAGCCCGAGTGGTTTTCGGCGGGCCCCACGAGCCAGTCCGAGACCATCGAGCTCATCGGGTTCGACGACAAGGTActggaggaggagaagaggCGGAGCAAGCGCTCCAGGAAGCGCTCGGAGTCCGTCAAGGAAG CGGTGGAGTGCAACGGCGGGCTGGCGGAGGAGCCCGAGGCGGAGGTCTGTGTGGACCTGGCGGCAGACCAGGAAGTCCCGCGCCGCGTGGTTCTGGCGGAGCCCGGCCCCGGCGACTTCGACTTCAACGAGTTCTTCGACCCGGAGAACACCGTGCCGGGCCTGGCCTCG ATGATCGAGGACGTGCTGGGGGAACGGCCGGTGCTGGCCAGCCGGTTCAGCCGCTGGTTCTCCAGTAACGTCAGCCCGTCCGGCAGCCGGTCCAGCAGCCTGCGCTCCACCCCGCACGAGGAGCTGGAGAGGCTGGCAG GTCTGGAGCAGCGGTGCATCTCCCCCAGCCTGGCCCACTACTTCGCCCCCATCCAGTCGGCGGAGGAGAAGAAGGAGAAGGACAAGGTGGATATCCTGGAGCTGCTGCAGAAGGCCAGGATCGACCTGAAGCCCCTGCTGTCCAGCCTGTCCGCCAACAAGGAGAGGCTACGGGAGAGCT CTCACTCTGGCGTGGTGCTGTCTCTGGAGGAGGTGGAGGTGGGCCTGAAGGGCCTGAAGGTGGAGGGCGAGAGGCCGGGGGCCGGGACGCCCTTCATGGCCGAGCACCTAGAAGAGGCGCTCGCGGGCGGCACCAGCTCCGGGCCCCGACCCGGGCCCGCGCGGCCCAAGGATGGCGACATGTCGGCTTTCAACAAGCTGGTCAGCACCATGAAGGCAAGTGGCACGCTGCCCACCCAACCCAAAGCCAAC CAAACCCTGGACAGCCAGTTCGTCCCCTCCACAGAGCTGCCGCCCCAGAAGAACATCCTGCAG gaGATCCTGGGCCCCCAGGTGCCCCCGCCACCTGGCTCCCCGAGTCTCCTGGGCGGCTTGCTGGGGCAGCGGGGCCCCTCCCCGCCCCTGTTCCGCCCGGGCGCCCCGTCCCCGGACTACTTCCCTCTGCGCGTGCAGCCCCCGGCAG GATTCCCGGCCGGAGCACAGCCCCTGCTGGCGGACTCGTTCCCGGAGGTGCACAGACCCCTGAGCCCCAGGGCTCCCCAGCAG ATGAGCTCGCTGGGGCTGGACCAGGCGACGCTGGAGGCTCTGGCGTACCAGCAGGACCTGGCTCTCCAGGCGCGGCAGCTGTACCAGCAGGGATTCGGGAAGTTACCGCAGGACAAGTGCCGAGAGTCCTACCGCAGCAG GCAGCCCAGGATGACCCGATCCCCAGGGCCCGGTGTGCACCGCGCCAGCAGCAGCTCGCCGGGCAGCACCGTGACCAGCATG CTGTCGCCGTCCTTCACGCCAACCTCCGTCATCCGCAAGATGTACGAGAGCAAGGAGAAGAGCAAGGAGGAGTCGGGGCCCAGCCGGCCGGAGAGCAAGGAGGACGGCGCCCTCTCGCAGGAAG ACGGCAGCGCCTCCCCCAGCTCGTTCCTGGACGGCGCCGAGCGCAGCGGCTCCCCCGGCGGCGGCGGCCTCAAGCCCGCGGGCTTCGCGCGCTCCGCCTGCTCCACGCCCGTGTCCAGCCAGGCCCGCGCCGCCAAGGAGACGGAGCGCCCCGCCCGGCCCGCCGGCCGCCGGACCCCCACGCTCGTGTCCCCGGGGCCCGGGGGCTCGCCCTTCCCCCGCCCGCTGTGCCCCATGCCCATGCTGTCCCACGTGCCCCTGGTGCGGCCCCCTCCGCCGCAGCTGCACCCCAGCGTGGTGCAGAGGATGCTGGCGCAGGGCGTGCAGCCCCACCAGCTGCCCCCGGCCCTGCTGCAGGCAG GCATATTTCCCCCTGGCGTCGACCTGTCCCAGCTGCACGGCCTGCCCGCTCCTCTCCTGGGGCAGCCCTTCTACCCGCTGGGGGTGGCAGGACACCCCCTGCTGCCCCCCCGCGCCGGCACCCCCTTGCACCTGGCCGTCCTGCAGCAGCagcttcagcagcagcagagatcAG GGCACGCGCCCGGCCCCCAGCTCCCCGGCAGCCTGCCACAGAGCAGCGCCCCGCACCGGACCAACCCACCCCCGCGGAGGGGGGGCAGCCCCCCCGCCGGCCTGGCCAAGTGGTTCGGCTCGGACGTGCTGCAGCAGCCCCTGCCCTCGATGCCGGCGAAG ccttttGCGAGCGACGGAGCTCTTCAATGTGATGCGAGTCTTCGTCGCGAACTGTTGGGGGACTGGAGGAGCCCTGCAGGAGTAAGACAGGGGAAATAA